The Bacillota bacterium region GGGAGGCGGAATCCAAACCTGCCGCAAGCTGATTGATGATGGTTGGATTGGCCAACCCATCGGCGGAACAGCTTTTATGGTCAACCACGGACATGAGCACTGGCATCCGGATCCCGAGTTTTATTACAAGACCGGCGGCGGTCCAATGTTTGATATGGGACCCTACTACTTAACAGCACTGGTTAATCTGCTGGGACCGATTAAGCGCATCTGCGGTTCAACCAAAAGATCTTTTGCGGAGCGGACGATCACCAGCACGCCGAAATACGGTCAGAAAATTGAAGTTGAAGTGCCAACCCATGTTGCCGGAATTTTTGACTTTGCCTCCGGGGCTGTAATCTCCATGATCACATCTTTTGATGTGTGGGGAGCGAATCTGCCGCGAATTGAAATTTACGGCACCAAAGGAACCTTAAGTGTTCCCGATCCCAATGGTTTTGGCGGTCCGGTTAAGATTAAGCTTCCTGAATCAGAGTGGAAGGAAATTCCTCTAACCCACGGTTACTCGGAAAACAGCCGCGGACTGGGCGCAGCTGATCTGGCTTATGCAATCCGCACAGGACGCAACTACCGGGCCAGCTGCAAATTAGCATACCATGTGCTAGAGGCTATGCACGGAGTCCACAGCGCTTCAGATTCGGGCCGGTATTA contains the following coding sequences:
- a CDS encoding Gfo/Idh/MocA family oxidoreductase, with amino-acid sequence MMKPVKVGIIGCGNISGIYFKNTAQFEILDVIAAADLVPERVEAKAAEFNIPKVYYSGEELLQDPEVELIINLGTPDTHAEICLAALNAGKHVYVEKPLAITLEEGQAILRTAEAKGLLVGCAPDTFMGGGIQTCRKLIDDGWIGQPIGGTAFMVNHGHEHWHPDPEFYYKTGGGPMFDMGPYYLTALVNLLGPIKRICGSTKRSFAERTITSTPKYGQKIEVEVPTHVAGIFDFASGAVISMITSFDVWGANLPRIEIYGTKGTLSVPDPNGFGGPVKIKLPESEWKEIPLTHGYSENSRGLGAADLAYAIRTGRNYRASCKLAYHVLEAMHGVHSASDSGRYYEMESTCDQPEPLERGTIPFKEI